The Daphnia magna isolate NIES linkage group LG3, ASM2063170v1.1, whole genome shotgun sequence genomic interval AATCCAAATGAGCCCTTCCTAAAAATGGAGATATGACACGATGGCTGTGAAAACAAGTCAATTTCCCCCCTCGTCATTTAACTACGCGAGTGTTACGGTAACAACTACAACAGAGGTGTGCAAATTATTGATAAGACAATTTAGGTTATGGGGAAGGGTGTGTGCTAAGCGATCGCCATGAATGACGATTGTCTAGGCAGTAGAAGAAAGCccattcatttcgttttccaatacaagaagaagaattacAGGTGCTCAATGTCTCATGAGCATGCGAATTTTGGTTGATTACGAATACgtaaaggacaaaaaaaaagatggaaaaaaacTCGTACATGTAAGAATATGTGCTAGTCGTTTTGTAAAAAGCTACCGAACTAAAtcaatttcaatcaaaattgacGAAACAATGAAACAGCATTAATTCTctcttttgaaaagaaatacaaggcaaaaaaaaaaagaatcatctGGGCCCAGCTTTTAAACTATGAAATGTAGGGGTATTGCTAACactagtttttaaaaaatcgagaGCCACGTATCGACGTTATCCAGTAAGATATTCGTCCAAATAAAGAACTGGAAAGTAAAGCCCTTGTTTACAATGCATAATGcacaataaaacaaattttaatttttaaagaaaaaaaaaaatgtactcaTATGGCATGCCGCTCCAGCGCCTAGGGAAGGGGCAACACGGGCACAAATTGCGCTCGGAGTGCACGGCAACAGTTCTCTAGAAAAGGGGATATACGACCTCAACGATACAAGACGAAGGAGATGAACAGCACGAAATGCAACTATTTGTAGGTGGGACACATTACTCGAAGTTTGACGAGAACATGTTCAGATCTTCAAACCCTGACGTGCCAGAGTGATCCAGCATCTGAAGCATGTCTGTTACTAATTCAGATCCTTGAGCAGGGTGATTTGCCGAAGATGTAGTCGGCACACCAACTCCACCACCTGCTCCTCCTCCGCCAGTAGGCCCTCCGTTATTCGGGCTAGATTCGGCGGGTGGAACTACAGGTGATTGCCAGTGCCAAAGTCCTATTTTGACAGTAATTGAATAAGCATccacaaataaaagaaagaataatcAGTTATTTTACCTGAACTCTGATGGTATCCTGCTCGACCGGTTGCCGCCGAACTCCCTAGCTGCGTGTACGTTGGTCCAGAACTTCCTCCTTTAAAGCATcgagatatatatatatcagaATGTACATCAAGAATTTTGTACGGTGGAAATATTACCTGGAGATCGCGATGGGCTTATTCCTTCATAAGCAGAATAGCCCGGGGCAGTGGCGTGGGTAGACCAGGCTCCACttctaaaatgaaaaagtttgaTACGAAAAATGATTAAAATCCAAGCGATACCAAATCACGATGTGACTTACCCTGCCGAGGCAGTAGGGCTAGGTGTTTGTTTCGTGCTTCCGCCCGAGGGTAACCGGTTCAATACAGAGTTGGAGGGTCCCTCGACAGACTGTGCTGTAGTTGTCTCGTACTGAGACGAGGTAGCAGCAGAAGGATTGTACATAGTCTGGTTACTATTCGGTCGACCTTGGCCTTCAGAAAGCGACTGGGCATGATAAACTTCACGAGCGTTTCGTCCGTAATCTTGGCTGGCATGGCCATAGGCAGCCACCAGTCCACTGCTCGCCGCCCCAACAGCCGCGGAATCAACTACCGTTCCCGTAACCTCTCCAGAAACTGATGCATCACCTGTGTGGTGCAACGATCTATTGGAGAAACCACGGTTTCAgataagaataaaataaaaaatatatataataacgCCAAACAACGTTCGACTTACTTGGCTGATGTATTTGTACAGACAATGTACTCGACTTCATCAGTATATGGATTCAGAAAAGCAAATGCTGATGTTCGAAGCCAGATCCAGTCACGCGACTTGGACCGAAACCGGTACATGACCGACATCACCTGGCCTTTGAGTTTAAGAACTTGCTCAAAACTTTCTTTCATATGGCTAACATCTTCCGGATGGAAGAAGTCGAAGCAGATTTTTCCTAGCAATTCTGGTGGAGAATAGCCCAGTAAGTTAAGTGCCCGCTGGTCAACAAAAGTGAATTTCCCATCAGCTGAATGACGTGAGATAAACTCTGCGAAACCAAAAGTCATTTAGATACACCTTgagtgaaagaaaaatattaacaGCAGAGTGCTATTTCACCTGCAGCCGAGTTGGATCCAACTAGGTCAGAAGTATTTGGTGTGGAAGTGACCTGAAGGCGGCCAATGGCAACCAGACAACAGTGAGATCCAGAATGGGAGTCGTCATCGACTCCTCGATCCATTGGCACTCCACTGGGTGGCCAATTCTTAATGTATCCCGTGCAATGAACAACGGCGTAATGATGACCATCGCGTGAAGGACCTAAGGCAGAACGCTGTCGTAGTCGATGCAGAGGACCTGAAAGATTAATTGTGTTACGTAGACTTCCTCCCCAATTAGATGGTTTCTAAAATTTACCTGGAGGAGACGTAAGTGGATCTGGCGAAACCTGTCCTAGTCTCATTCTGCAGATAAATCCTCGTCTGGAACCCATGCATAATCGCATAGATGCTGTAACGacaaagacatttttttagaAACAGAAATAAATGATTAAccaaatataaaaatatgtatTACATTGATGTCCCTCTTTCTTGACCGTGCCCGTTTTCAAGTCGAGTATACGGCCTGCATTGGGTGGTTCCTGAGTTGACAGCTGTTCACGGACTTTATCTACGTCATCCGGATGCAAGTGGTCGTACAGACAAGAACCAAACCAGTCACTCTGGCCTTGATGAAGCACCGGAGTAACACTGTCCGAAACGTAGATTAAACGACCAGTGTCGCAAGccgaaacaaaaagaaagccGTCAGCTGCTTCAAGAATCAAATGCTTCAATTCTTGATCCGTGAGAAATGAAGGTTTGTAAGTTCCATCAGCGCTTGTATTGCCAGTTCCTATAGAACCGGATAAAGAAGGAATGTTATAATCAAGAGCTAAATGGCGCCACTAACTAAGTCAAACCTCGAAGAGCTTTCATGTGTGCTACAGCCATCCGAAGAATAGTTAGTTTATCCGGTTTGCGGGCCAGAGCTGAGCAAGTGGGGACCATATCGGACAGCTCCGTGATGTAAGCCGTCATTTTGTTGCGCCTTCGGCGCTCAATTTCGCAATGGTTCTCCCTACATAAGAAATTAAAGTGCGGCGGACAACAGCTGAGGACATTTTGGCTCTTAAAAACGAATGGGACGCTTTTCTATTAGGAAAAGGCGCCCCAAAATTATCCAACTAGGTGCTAATTCTTACCTGGCAAAGCGTTCTTTATCTTGCATATTGTCATCCTCCATCCTGCCAAATTTACTGGTGCTTCCTTCGTCGTCCGAACTGATGTACAATTTTCCGTTtataaatcaaatgaaaaataaaaacaaaaaacgattaAATAAAGGGCGAATCACGTTTTGTAAATAGCAAATTGTGGCGGGTAACGAAAAGTCAATAAATCGGGTAACGTAAAAGTCCATTACTGCTAGAAGACAGCGGAGTAACATAACCGCATGAATGCGGGTATGTTGTGGATGCCGTCAACAAAGTTCTACAGAAAACGTTTTGGACGTCTTGGCCTCGAACGATTCGTTCTCAAATCGTGACTGACTATTTCTACGGGTAGACGTTATAGTAGGAGGAGATGTCTTTttgtctgatttttttttttttttttctttctttttactatTTAGGAAAACTGTTCTTTTTCAGTTCCGGCTGAGCAACAACAATCGATTCTGATGGTGATCAATCTTCCCGCTGTGAGCAGTGTGTGTAGGATGTGCGCTTGAGGACTTACCCAAGAGAATCGGGTTGCCTTTTTTGCCGACAATCTGATCCTGTGAGAAAACACGCAAACAACAGAAGACATTACTTCAGTTCATTTTCATAAATTACCATCTAATAAACGTGCGCACCATGAAACCAACTCGagaataaacaagaaaaagaataggAAGACGGGGAGGTTAGACAACTTAATGAGTGGATGAGCACAGGATACAATCCACGGGTGAAAAGTACGAAAACGTGAAAAGAATTTCTAAGTCTAAATCTTATGGAAACAAGATAAAACCGACGGGAGAAGAGACGAAACGTAGCCTCCAGCGGTAGATCCATGCCCGCGATTGTTGACCCTCTCAATGGAAAGCAAAGCTTTCCTTTTCCCGCAACCAGCGTTCAAGCTAACTTTTCGTTTCCCACGCAACTGATAATCGAACTATCGATAACATGGCAAGTCAGCCCAGTTTATAAAAGCAGATTTTTAATGGCAGATATTCCTTTAATCGACGACTTCCCTCTTTGATCAAGCAATAGGAGATGTTTCGCATACTATAGCATACGAAACAAAGAAAGGATAGTGGACTGATAAACGAAAAGAAGCTGCTCTTGCTTTGGGTTCGCTAATGATTTACATGCGTGGGAATTAGGAATAAAAAATACGAGAGAAAAAGCATGGGCCTTGTTTGCTTTAGAAGAATAATTGCAAAAGCCATGAACTGCTGAGCCCATTACAAGGACATTAACTAGGCCCAATCCTACAAAACTAGGGTTCCTATGGAAACCTTAACTTATCAGCAGTAGCACAAAGGTGTAGCATGgaagttttaaaaatgtttttacaaTGTAAGTAATCCTTGTACTACCACAGATATTTATAAGAATGccaattatattttttttttaaatttctaatTAGCTTGTTGCATACCCAGACATCTCTTTGAACTATTAAAACCTAATAGGTACCGTGCCAAAAACAATTGCTGCGCACGCAGCGATAAACCAAATCTTGGCAAtaccaaagaagaaaataaatgttCGACTAAATTCAAGTCATAAGGAATTACCTGACAGTTGATGAAGTCCTGCTAGATGGATGTCCATGAAGGAAAAAGGAACAAAGCTGTCAAAACGTCCTTCTACCTTGGGTTTCTCACAGCACTCCGACGAAGACCTACTCCAACAAAGTCTTTCACAACCTAATCTAGTTGTTCACacacaactttttttttttttttttacttcggCATCAGGCTTTTGAAATATCAGTTTCACCTACGATGGAGGAGAAACTAACTTCGCGTCAGGCTCGCCCTAGCGCCATGTTTGATATAGAGTCAGCAACGTAGCAATGGATTACCAAGAAGCAAGAACAATCAGCCTTTTCTAAATATCTTACACGTTTCGccttttctaaaaaaaattcaattgaggccgattcatttaaaaaataaaaattcatatcAATGTTTCTtgataaatttaaaaataatttactgTTAGCATTTTCGCTAACGCAACGCTGAAAACGTAGCAGACGCATTGCTTCTGATCTCACATTCTCTCGTAACTTTGATAGGAAAAGGCAGAGAAATGTTTACATTTATTATAAATCtttgatttttcatgaataCTTGCTTTCATAGAACAATGACGtcgaaaatcaaaaagagGTTTGATAGACTCATCATGTGCGTTAAGTTAAATGACATTCAACGACTAGAACACTACACAAAGCGAAAGAAATATGCTAAAATGCAGCTGGACGAGACGTGGGTCAACAAAAGGAGAGAAACATTGATACATTTAGCTTGCAGATTAGGTAGACATAAAATTGTCAAATTCTTGCTGAACAACTCAATTGGAGATCCAACTTCAATGGATTACAAAGGCAATACACCACTTCATGTGGCATTAAAGGCCATTATGAAAATTGATGAAAGAAATCAATATATAGAAGGTAACTTTATTATTTCCAGATTTAAAATAagtaaactaaaaaaaatatggtttATTTAGCTTACAGGAAAATGATACTTTCAAATCTTAAGGAAATGTCTGTGTCACTAACACAAACTAATCTGAATGGCCAAACGGCAAAAGATCTTTTGGATCTTGCTGATTCAGTTTATCAATATCATTTAGGAggaagtgaaaaaaagaaggaatatgcccaacaaaaaaatgagcaAGATTGGGAACAAAAACTTGTAGCAGAATTAGACTATGAATATGAAAATCATTggggaaaatatgaaaaagactTTCTCGAAGAGGAGTCAAATGAAACTGAATCTTATGACTCCTGGGCTAAGCGAATGATTTTTGAGCATAAACAGAAAAATTCAGCTCAAAAGTTTTCTATTCCATCACAAGCACAATCAAACCATAAGGCATCATGGACTCAAGAAGATcagcaaaaatttttgaagGATGAAGAAACACGGAGACAGCTACGAAAAGCTGCTGAGACAGCCGACAGAAgatttctatttctttctaAACTTAGTATGCTGATTAAGACGGAAAATACGATTGAAATGTCAGACCTCCCGTTTCAGCCCACTGACGCTATCGAATCAATTGGACAGCTAATATTGTTACACGTTAAGGAATCAGAAAATACTGATACTAAAAGAAAGGCTTTACGTGAACTGCAGCGCCTGTGGCACCCCGATAAATTTTCGCAAAAATTTGGTGCGCggttaaaagaagaaattcgtgaaagtgttttaaaaaaggttaCAGAAATCTCGCAGTATTTAAATGCATTTAATTGTGGTTCTGAAGCAACTAACAACTAAATAGTAGATACTGTTGTGATACAACCTTTTGtaagtaaatttaaaaaatacaagctttttcaaaaaaagaaatgattttcaCGAGCATTTAGAAGCTTTTCATTAATTGATATTTTGGAAGCGTATATTGATATAAACATGCCACAAATGCAAATCagcatttatttgtttcaagTCCTATGTTTAGCGCTAATAACTGgctaaaaaaattagtttcatTGAAGCCCTGCAGCCTGCAGGACCAAAGGTCGCAGCAATAAGCTACAATTCTTCTGGTTTCAGCAACCCTATCCAAATTCCTAGTACCAAGCTGAAACCATGTGCAACGTTGGACGATTCCCCTATATGGTTATCTAATCAATCGTTGGTGTTGGTCATTTTTATCTAATAAATGAATTcgaaaactgaaaaatataaaattttagTTTACgatatcttaaaaaagatTATCGGTGAATTGCATTCTTCATTTGGTGCGTATCCCTTGAGAAAAGATTATCGTAACTTAATGGATTCTTGTTTCTTGATAGCAGATGGTGCGATTAGTCGTCTGTTAATTGGTTGACTAGTAGAAGTTATACATGAAGTTCCTTTGAGTGTTCTTTCtcgtgtttttatttatccTGCTCAACCGattctgtttcctttttttgctttaccTTGGATGTTTTCCTATTACTCATTGAATACAGCAAAATGAGAACTGGATTCTATAAAATTGATTTGAACAAAACAGAATGGGAAGTCCCAGACAGTTATCAAATGCTATCACCTGTGGGCTCAGGTGCATATGGACAAGTGTGGTAAGGATAGACATTTAAGAACATTTTCTAATCTAAAGGTAACATTTGGTGTACTCAGCTCGGCAGTTGACTCAAAAACAGAGAACAAAGTAGCAATTAAAAAACTTGCCCGTCCCTTCCAGTCTGCCATTCATGCTAAAAGGACTTACAGAGAACTAAGGCTATTGAAGCATATGAATCATGAGAATGTTATCGGACTTCTAGATGTCTTCACCCCTGCTTCTTCATTGGCTGATTTCCAGGTACACTTGTGCCCCACTAATATACAAATATAAATAGTTTGAATATTCTTGGTTAACTTAAAAATATTATACAGGATGTTTACATGGTAACTCATCTGATGGGTGCTGACCTAAACAACATAGTGAAAACACAAAAGCTCTCAGATGACCATGTTCAATTCTTGGTGTATCAAATCTTGCGTGGACTAAAGTACATTCATTCTGCTGGAATTATACATAGAGTAAGCtgcttaactttttttttcatataacACCATAAACCTAACTAGACTTATCATGGTTTAAGGATTTGAAGCCTTCCAATATTGCAGTCAATGAAGACTGTGAGCTCAAAATCTTAGATTTCGGTTTAGCCCGACCGACCGAAACCGAGATGACAGGTTACGTTGCGACACGGTGGTACGAAGTCCTTTCGGCAATATCTACGAATCATGTCCAATAATTCTCCCCAAAGTTAACGTTGGCATTGTTTTCCAGGTATCGGGCTCCAGAGATTATGTTGAACTGGATGCGATACTCTCAAACTGTTGACATTTGGTCTGTCGGGTGCATCATGGCAGAATTACTTACTTCAAGAACGCTTTTCCCAGGAACTGACCGTATCCTTTTCAGAAAAACTATATGATAAGCCACAATCTATAAATTGgtttttaaacatatttgtAAGACATTAGTGTTTGTTAAGTTATATTTTTTATCGTACAGAGGTAAGGAAAGATTTGCACACAATTGCATGCATACCTTAGACAAGAATAGGTCTGAAAGTGTGTGTTTGAGCTTTTATGAAACCTTGACCCAACATTTCCCCTTCTATCTTGTCTTCGCCGCACTATCATAGACATACAACAACTCAACCTAATCATGGAACTGTTGGGTAAACCATCAGAAGAATTCATGGACAAGATTAGCAGCGATTCGGTAATTATTTAGTGCCTTCCTGGCTTCTTACTTACGTCTACATCTTCAGCTTTATGTATGGACTATCTCGAAGTTAATAGTGTTTGCTAGTAGTTTTTTCGTTAATCTATTGtcttatatttttaattggcACTCTTCTCTATTCCTTGCAAATGTGCGCTCCGCTTGACCACATGAAGCTTACCGTCAATTGGCTTAGACTTCAGTTTGATAAATCTTTTCTTCGGGAACTTCCTTACGTTTCCTTTACTCTTCGGACTTGGTtttctttgcctttttttctgttgactTCTACCTGTCCCGTTTTGTCGGATCCGATAGACATCGATCAACTGATGCGTATCATGGCACTAACTGGGACGCCAAGTGTTGAGCTGTTGGTTAAGCTGGGCAGTGACGAGGTATCTAAGGTTCATTTATTTTGATAATTCGCAACTTAACTTGTGTTGGACAGATTGACATTAAATTACAGTAAGCATGACCAGGGCATGTACGCAATTAGAAAAGGGAAGAATTTaaactgcttttttttttatgatcgCCATGTTTGATCGGTGTGTGCATTGAGACATTTGACTATCCTGATTTGACTTTCCGAGAACACCTTGACTCGCACATTATTTAAATAGACATCGACCAGTTAACCCGCATCCTCTGGCTGTGTGGCAAACCCGACGACGAGTTCCTTTCCAAAATCTCAAGTGAGGAAGTAAGTCGGAGAGCCGTTTTCTACTtagtcgttttcttttcattttcatgcCGTCAGCGTTACACAACATGGGAGATTTTCTTTTCGGTATGAATGCACTTTAATTGTAAATCAGGGTGCTTGCTTGAAAGCAACACAGGcgatgaaaaatatttttttgtttcatttttcaaccATTTAAAGCAGTATTTGTGAACGCTTTCCTAACTTTTCAGTGAATTATCCTCATTGTCGAATGTTAATACTTGCTTTTGTATGCAACTTTGCGCTTTTGTCAAGCTTTATTCGTTACCGAATCGAGCCATCTTTCTTGCCGTTTTATTTTGAGCgcatttttttacagtttccAAATTTGTAACGTTTGTCCTCGAATAGGCCAGAAACTACATACGTTCACTTCCGCCGATGAAAAGAAAGGATTTTAAACAAGTGTTTAAAGGCGCCAGCCCTTTGGGTAACTTTTTCTGAATTTCTCTTGGGTTTGGTTTTATTTAGTCTATCAGTCTGAcatgttttattatttttcttttattggtTGACTAGCCATCGATTTATTGGAGAAAACGCTTGAACTTGATGCAGACAAGCGAATTAACGCCGAAGAAGCTTTAGCTCATCCATATTTAGCGCAATACGCCGATCCAAGCGACGAACCCGTATCCCACCCTTACGATCAGTCCTTCGAAGACATGGACCTAACTGTCGAGGAATGGAAAGGTAAACATTGCTTTTGATTAAAACACTTGTCTTTCTTTTAGATGTGAAAGATAGCGAATACGTCAACTCTTCGTAATGGGATGCTTAATCCAGCTGCAGTACTACATTTGTCCTATGCTTACTTTGTCGTGTCATAAAGCGAAGAACGTCTGGTTTTTATACGTTATAAATATTTACACAATCGAGTTCATTTTAGATCCTATAACTGACTTGTTTGTTTCTACCGTTCAACAGAACTTGTCTACAAGGAAGTCATTAACTTTGTCGAATCGATGGCAGTAGCTGGTTCCGAAAAACTGATCGACACCGAGTGAAAtacttcttttgtttcgtttttgacCGTTTTTATTTTGACTGTGTTGCTTTAGATTTTAAACTTTAATTGACATCCTACTgcatttgaaatttgttgaCTCCTTTGAATCCTGTGCGCCTTTTACGACTAGCAATAAATTGTTAAGGACGGTTTTTAAAATGCTTCTAAAAGACAAACCATCGAATTGTGTTATGCTATCTCATGCAACCCGTAGGCTGTAATATGTATCCACCTGGTTTAAGATATTGCTgcagatgttttttttttcccagtcCCATTAGTTTTTTCTCTGATGCCTCCGTCGATCTTTATATATTCTAAACAAATAGCAAAAACTTATTTGTAGCGTGAACAGCGTTGTCGATGTATGgcaagagaagaaaaatttaataaaatattattgCAACCCATCCATCATTGAATGAACCTTCTGCTTTGTACGTCATCTTGAGGTCATTTACACGGGAAAGCCTCCCTCGCGTAGTATAAACATGACGTCACGGTTCACACATTCGGGAGGCTTCCTATACACTAAACGCGATCTGAAAGTAGATGCAAAAAAGCAGCTAGTATTGTCTGAGCTACGAACGGTGTTGGTTCGTCATCGTTTCTGCCAAGTTCTGCCATGTGCATGAAAGTGCGCGTGCACTCAACGTGATAGACATAGCAAAGGATGGGATGTTTGTCAGCGGGATACCGTATGTCCTGGCGCCAATGATCTATCAAGATTGCGACCCTGTTGCTGAGGGGCATCTCTATTAATAGATGAGTTGGGTCTGGAAGTTCGTATACAACAGCTTGGCTCCAAAAAGTTCTGCGGCTACTATTCTGCTGATGGCTTGAGGCGGGAGTTGGGATTCCTGGCATTTGTTTGCAGTTTGTGCGGTAGCCGATTAGTGACGTCCGTATGTGCGCTCGTGTGGTGATTGTTTCGTTCCATTCATCGTTTCCATTGTAAAATTTTCGCTAAAACCAAAATGGATGATATTGAGACAGTAGAATCTGCTCCACCAGAAAGACTTCAAACAGCTGATAAGAAGAGTGAACGCCCTTATTCGCTCATGGTAAATCTCTGAGTTTGTCTTTAGTATTGTAATGTCATTATAATAATGTGTTTCGTCTGAAACTATTCTTCTTGCAGTTGAGAAAATTTACTGCAGATGtatgtcattttcttttagttcCAAATACTGAGCCCAACACTGTTTAATGCATCAACTGCATTACTGGCATTGAATTGTGAGAATCTGATTACAAGCAGACTAAGAGTCTGGAAGTGTCAGCATGTTTTTCTTACAAGATACGTGTCATTCGTACTGGTAACACGTTCATCAATAGACGACTGATAATCAAAAAACCTTTTCAAGCATGTTGAAAGAGGACTTTCAAGAGGGCAAAACACAATTTAAATAGTAAATGACAAAGAAATTGCCTTTTCTCGGTTCGTTTTGGTGGACAGCAGTATATATAATGTTTGCAGACAAACATACAGAATGGAAGAAAATGCTGGCAACGCTGCTTCAGGCTGAAAGAACAGAGAGAGTAGGGATCGTTTTTTAGTAGTTGTCTCATTCCAAAAAAGTTT includes:
- the LOC116919171 gene encoding mitogen-activated protein kinase p38b isoform X1 produces the protein MRTGFYKIDLNKTEWEVPDSYQMLSPVGSGAYGQVCSAVDSKTENKVAIKKLARPFQSAIHAKRTYRELRLLKHMNHENVIGLLDVFTPASSLADFQDVYMVTHLMGADLNNIVKTQKLSDDHVQFLVYQILRGLKYIHSAGIIHRDLKPSNIAVNEDCELKILDFGLARPTETEMTGYVATRWYRAPEIMLNWMRYSQTVDIWSVGCIMAELLTSRTLFPGTDHIQQLNLIMELLGKPSEEFMDKISSDSARNYIRSLPPMKRKDFKQVFKGASPLAIDLLEKTLELDADKRINAEEALAHPYLAQYADPSDEPVSHPYDQSFEDMDLTVEEWKELVYKEVINFVESMAVAGSEKLIDTE
- the LOC116919171 gene encoding mitogen-activated protein kinase 14 isoform X3; this translates as MRTGFYKIDLNKTEWEVPDSYQMLSPVGSGAYGQVCSAVDSKTENKVAIKKLARPFQSAIHAKRTYRELRLLKHMNHENVIGLLDVFTPASSLADFQDVYMVTHLMGADLNNIVKTQKLSDDHVQFLVYQILRGLKYIHSAGIIHRDLKPSNIAVNEDCELKILDFGLARPTETEMTGYVATRWYRAPEIMLNWMRYSQTVDIWSVGCIMAELLTSRTLFPGTDHIDQLMRIMALTGTPSVELLVKLGSDEARNYIRSLPPMKRKDFKQVFKGASPLAIDLLEKTLELDADKRINAEEALAHPYLAQYADPSDEPVSHPYDQSFEDMDLTVEEWKELVYKEVINFVESMAVAGSEKLIDTE
- the LOC116919171 gene encoding mitogen-activated protein kinase p38b isoform X2; this translates as MRTGFYKIDLNKTEWEVPDSYQMLSPVGSGAYGQVCSAVDSKTENKVAIKKLARPFQSAIHAKRTYRELRLLKHMNHENVIGLLDVFTPASSLADFQDVYMVTHLMGADLNNIVKTQKLSDDHVQFLVYQILRGLKYIHSAGIIHRDLKPSNIAVNEDCELKILDFGLARPTETEMTGYVATRWYRAPEIMLNWMRYSQTVDIWSVGCIMAELLTSRTLFPGTDHIDQLTRILWLCGKPDDEFLSKISSEEARNYIRSLPPMKRKDFKQVFKGASPLAIDLLEKTLELDADKRINAEEALAHPYLAQYADPSDEPVSHPYDQSFEDMDLTVEEWKELVYKEVINFVESMAVAGSEKLIDTE